Proteins co-encoded in one Methylomonas albis genomic window:
- a CDS encoding transposase → MEKRIDTLADEAMALINQHPELQRIFGLLTGIKGIAQTSAITLMGELLLLPPNLSHREWVKFAGLDPKAFESGKSVHKKMRLSKAGNRHIRSALYMPALSAKQHDPHVRAYFQHLIDNGKKPLQAVCAVMRKLLHAIHGMLKHDQPFDNTRFYAIPAPTVAE, encoded by the coding sequence TTGGAAAAACGCATTGATACCTTGGCCGATGAAGCGATGGCTTTAATCAACCAGCATCCGGAACTTCAGCGCATATTCGGACTGTTGACCGGCATCAAGGGCATTGCCCAAACCAGCGCCATTACCTTGATGGGCGAGCTGCTGTTATTGCCGCCCAATCTGTCGCACCGTGAATGGGTCAAGTTTGCCGGACTCGATCCCAAGGCCTTTGAATCCGGCAAAAGCGTACACAAGAAAATGCGGCTGTCCAAAGCCGGTAACCGGCATATTCGCTCCGCGTTGTATATGCCGGCCTTGAGTGCTAAACAGCATGATCCGCATGTGCGAGCTTATTTCCAGCATTTGATCGACAACGGCAAGAAACCGTTACAAGCTGTCTGCGCTGTCATGCGTAAATTGTTGCATGCGATCCATGGCATGTTGAAGCACGATCAACCGTTCGATAACACACGGTTTTATGCCATTCCGGCACCGACCGTCGCGGAATAA
- a CDS encoding LirA/MavJ family T4SS effector, whose product MVDYTNLKQFSDIKDQLLAAKFSKVGGGGVIDKQNENLENLCKAAELLCDTVNFTSALENVSRKLWIRYNAQPPDTRNRFTRALRVLAEEEQFIVSDNGGVSSQPESLVLTDGGDQNFLSYVQKRYFWKDVMNNEHGEHTHSLQWLAIYEILGAVTPKLYSMTAQYRCSTKDKDKHIYLWSWLVDAFPQNLAGAAPSFGGKEVENSKLVANDFRTPQFFMNYFVRGFFANNLQDNFVAAYLYRRYINRNWISREEDTYDENGIVTKGLSEIKGDSAGKWKSKNQQNQQNQQWKVKTDASGTYERKVGADKTTPKDIRTIKCKFHGVDGKLTMGNNSNQ is encoded by the coding sequence ATGGTAGATTACACAAATCTAAAACAGTTTAGTGACATTAAAGATCAGCTTTTAGCTGCAAAATTCAGTAAAGTCGGGGGGGGCGGTGTTATCGATAAACAAAATGAGAACTTAGAGAATCTATGCAAGGCAGCCGAATTATTATGTGATACGGTAAATTTTACAAGTGCCCTCGAAAATGTATCTAGAAAGTTATGGATTAGATACAACGCACAGCCTCCTGATACCCGAAATCGATTCACTAGGGCCTTGAGAGTATTAGCGGAAGAAGAACAATTCATTGTATCTGATAATGGTGGGGTAAGTTCACAACCAGAATCTTTAGTTCTGACGGATGGAGGAGATCAAAATTTTTTGAGTTATGTTCAAAAGAGATATTTCTGGAAAGATGTCATGAACAACGAGCATGGTGAGCATACCCATAGTTTGCAGTGGCTAGCAATATATGAAATATTGGGAGCAGTTACTCCAAAACTTTATTCAATGACTGCTCAATACCGTTGTAGTACGAAAGACAAAGATAAACATATATATTTGTGGAGCTGGTTAGTAGATGCTTTCCCTCAAAATTTAGCAGGGGCTGCACCTTCATTTGGAGGTAAAGAAGTAGAGAATAGCAAATTAGTCGCAAACGACTTTCGTACGCCTCAATTTTTTATGAATTATTTTGTAAGGGGTTTTTTTGCTAATAATCTCCAAGATAATTTTGTTGCAGCATATCTTTATCGAAGATATATAAATCGGAACTGGATTAGTCGAGAAGAGGATACTTATGACGAAAACGGAATAGTAACAAAGGGTTTATCAGAAATAAAAGGTGATAGTGCAGGAAAGTGGAAAAGTAAAAATCAACAAAATCAACAAAATCAACAATGGAAAGTAAAAACCGATGCTAGTGGTACCTATGAAAGGAAGGTTGGTGCCGATAAGACAACTCCCAAAGACATTCGGACAATTAAATGCAAATTTCATGGTGTGGATGGAAAATTAACTATGGGTAATAATTCAAATCAATGA
- a CDS encoding REP-associated tyrosine transposase → MVLNRRNRFKGGTCFFTLTLRDRSSAILVQHVALLRHAFRTVRAERSFTMDAIVILPDHLHRVWTLPEGDANYSGRWRAIKSEFTRQLRATGMPLNRDHRGEHRLWQWRFWEHTIRDERDYRKVIGDGSKAC, encoded by the coding sequence ATGGTGTTGAATCGGCGCAATCGCTTTAAGGGAGGAACATGCTTTTTTACTTTGACTCTGCGGGATCGGTCTTCGGCGATTCTGGTGCAACATGTCGCTTTGTTGCGCCACGCTTTTCGTACGGTTCGCGCGGAACGTTCCTTTACAATGGATGCCATTGTTATATTGCCTGACCACCTACATAGGGTATGGACTTTGCCAGAAGGTGATGCGAATTATTCGGGGCGATGGCGGGCCATCAAATCTGAATTTACCCGCCAATTAAGGGCGACGGGAATGCCCTTGAATCGAGATCATCGTGGTGAACACAGGCTTTGGCAATGGCGATTTTGGGAACACACCATCAGGGATGAACGTGACTATAGGAAAGTCATCGGAGACGGTTCGAAAGCTTGTTGA